The Setaria viridis chromosome 6, Setaria_viridis_v4.0, whole genome shotgun sequence genome includes the window CCTTCCAACAAACTTTCCTACAAATAAACCCGTGCTgacattatttatttttattttaaaaaaaagtacatATAAAGCTCAGCATACCAGCACAAAATGTTGAGGCATGCCACGCAGACTGAGGTGCGGATGTGGCAGCTGACATGACGAAAAATACTTGCATATAGATCGATGCCGCGGGGCTAGGGTCTATTCCCGTGGTGTTGCGCCGTTGTAGGTGTTGTTGCAACATACGGTCTCAACATCAAATCCTAGTTGATCCAGGTCCCATTTTTCGTGGCATATCTAAGCTCTTAGCCATAGAAAtcatattattttttgttttatttttttcagaaaaaggaTTAGTTTAATGAAAAAGGGGCAAACTGGAAAAGTCCCGCTCTTTCTTTCATTTAATTCTTTGTTCCTTTGCCCGCCGCAGCAGTCGTCTTCGTGGTCTCCATCAATAATACCCGATCCAAAGGATGGATACGGGAGAATACACGCCATAGCAGCCCGGGAATCCTTGTAGCACAATACTCCTCCTACGCCTCTACTACGTACTGTATATAGCTAGGCAGGCTTCCCCGTAAAGCCGCTTCGACTCCAATTCAATTCAACCGGCTTCTTCCGTGTTGATAGGACCGAGCAGATGAGCCCTCTAGCGTCCTTGTCGCCGGTAGCAATGGCGCCGAGGCCGTTCGTCGCGCTGCTCCTGCTCTTGTGCGCCGCGGCTGCcttcgtcctcgccgccgacgccgccggcacGGCCGACGGCTCCGAGGAGTGGGGCTACGTCCAAGTCCGACCCAGTAAGCTCTCGATTCCCATCTACTACCTCTGATGCTCCATCACAACTTTAAGTCGTCGTTCTGATTCTTCGTCTTGTTCAATTCCTGCCGCCGCAGAGGCGCACATGTTCTGGTGGCTGTACCACAGCCCGCAGCGCGTGGACAACGGCAGGACGCCATGGCCGACCGTGCTCTGGCTGCAGGGAGGTCCGGTGAGTTCATAGCAACCGCGCAATTCGGTTGGATCGATCAATGATGATGGAAAACTAGATAGATTGCTGAATTTGACTGCAATCCTGGCCAgggcgcgtcgggcgtcggGTACGGCAACTTCATGGAGATCGGGCCGCTGGACTCGGAGCTCAAGCCCCGGGCAACCACCTGGCTCGCCAAGGCCGACCTCCTCTTCGTGGACAACCCCGTGGGCACGGGCTTCAGCTACGTGGAGGGCGGCGACAAGAGCCTGATGGCGCGCACGGACGCCGAGGCGGCGCGCGACCTCGTCGCGCTGCTCTGCGCGCTCTACCGCGACAACCCGCGCCTCCGGGCCAGCCCGCTCTACATCGTCGCCGAGTCCTACGGCGGCAAGTTCGCCGTCACCACGGCGCTGGCGGCGCTCAGGGCCGTCGAGCagggccgcctccgcgccaaCCTCGCCGGGGTCGCCCTCGGAGATAGCTGGATCTCGCCACTCGACTTCGTGGTCAGTTAGTCActtctttgttcttcttcttgtcctACTCTGCTACTAGTCAACCAAATCAAATCCATAGCTAGCTAGCCAGTTTGTCAAAGATGATTGAGACTGTAGACTGATTACTGAATcctgaaaaaaaatgtttttttccctCAAGCTGCGgtcaatgcatgcatgcatgatcagTGACAGCTTTTGGGTAGTAGCAAAATTAATAGCCGACGCATTGCAGATGTCGTGGGGGCCATTGCTGTACCAGGTGTCCAGGGTCG containing:
- the LOC117859539 gene encoding serine carboxypeptidase-like 51 isoform X2, producing the protein MSPLASLSPVAMAPRPFVALLLLLCAAAAFVLAADAAGTADGSEEWGYVQVRPKAHMFWWLYHSPQRVDNGRTPWPTVLWLQGGPGASGVGYGNFMEIGPLDSELKPRATTWLAKADLLFVDNPVGTGFSYVEGGDKSLMARTDAEAARDLVALLCALYRDNPRLRASPLYIVAESYGGKFAVTTALAALRAVEQGRLRANLAGVALGDSWISPLDFVMSWGPLLYQVSRVDEKGLQQCNSVAAKIKDQVEKQQFADAEESWSELESVVLENSNSVDFYNFLKDDAPSDATTTTAQRKRSTLSSFRSKKGYSGYLESMAAASQEGGFEGLMNTVIKKKLGIVPKDVSWGEESGDVFDALAGDFMKPRIQEVDQLLKLGVNVTIYSGQMEVLLAQ